In Saccharomonospora marina XMU15, one genomic interval encodes:
- a CDS encoding TetR/AcrR family transcriptional regulator translates to MPRVSQDHLDARRRQILDGARVCFTRYGYEGATVRRLEEATQLSRGAIFHHFRDKESLFLALAEDDAARMADVVARQGLVQVMRDLLSGRSEHPADWLGTRLEVSRRLRTDPEFRARWAQRSQQLTTATRKRLVWQREAGNLRDDVSIDVLTAYLELVLEGLVSHLAMGLPADDLEPVLDVVEESVRRHRGLAGT, encoded by the coding sequence ATGCCACGGGTCAGTCAGGACCATCTCGACGCCCGCCGCCGCCAGATCCTCGACGGCGCGCGGGTGTGCTTTACCCGTTACGGGTACGAGGGTGCCACGGTTCGGCGCCTCGAGGAAGCCACCCAGTTGTCCCGAGGCGCGATCTTCCATCATTTCCGGGACAAGGAATCACTGTTCCTCGCGCTCGCAGAGGACGACGCCGCCAGGATGGCCGACGTGGTGGCGCGGCAGGGCCTCGTGCAGGTGATGCGCGACCTGCTGTCCGGCCGCAGCGAACATCCGGCCGACTGGCTCGGCACCCGGCTGGAGGTCTCGCGCAGGCTGCGCACCGATCCGGAGTTCAGGGCACGCTGGGCGCAGCGATCGCAGCAGCTGACCACCGCCACCCGCAAGCGTCTCGTCTGGCAGCGCGAGGCGGGCAACCTCCGCGACGACGTCAGCATCGACGTGCTCACCGCCTACCTGGAACTGGTGCTGGAGGGCCTGGTGTCGCACCTGGCCATGGGGCTGCCCGCCGACGACCTCGAACCGGTACTCGACGTCGTGGAGGAAAGCGTGCGCAGGCATCGGGGGCTCGCCGGGACATAG
- a CDS encoding Glu/Leu/Phe/Val dehydrogenase dimerization domain-containing protein, with protein MGIQQADEPLLRLTWTDPVTGAHGYLVVHSLVSGLATGGTRMRAGCTLSEVEDLARGMAAKTATFDLPVGGAKGGIDFDPKDPRADGVLERFCEAMRPWLDAHWVTAEDLGVPQHVIDAVFAKLGLEQSYHAAIRRSVDPARTLRRVQAGLNAPVPGGLLLGDVIGGYGVAQACLGAAAAWEWPARETTVAVQGIGTMGGGAAWYLHEAGMRVVAVADAEGTLYHPDGLDIPALLRARNSFGEIDRSAVPAEVERLPRQAVVATSADILVPAAISYALTPDNSFDVAARVVVEAANSATTPEAELMLAARGIAVIPDFVANAGAAAWAWWLLLGHVGADPTESFLKLRTEMQAKVALLLGAWNTDRVRPRQTAWDFVAARRSSRVFEQPATLTIP; from the coding sequence GTGGGTATCCAGCAAGCTGACGAGCCGCTGTTGAGGTTGACCTGGACCGACCCGGTGACGGGTGCGCACGGTTACCTCGTCGTGCACTCGCTGGTCTCCGGACTCGCGACCGGGGGCACCCGGATGCGAGCGGGTTGCACGCTGTCCGAGGTCGAGGACCTGGCCAGGGGGATGGCGGCCAAGACGGCGACCTTCGACCTGCCCGTCGGCGGCGCCAAGGGCGGTATCGACTTCGACCCGAAGGACCCGAGGGCGGACGGCGTACTGGAACGCTTCTGCGAGGCGATGCGTCCGTGGCTGGACGCGCACTGGGTGACGGCCGAGGACCTCGGCGTGCCGCAGCACGTCATCGACGCCGTTTTCGCCAAGCTCGGGCTGGAGCAGTCGTATCACGCGGCCATCCGCCGCTCCGTCGATCCCGCGCGCACGCTGCGCAGGGTGCAGGCAGGGCTGAACGCGCCCGTTCCCGGCGGACTGCTGCTCGGCGACGTCATCGGCGGCTACGGGGTGGCGCAGGCCTGCCTCGGCGCCGCGGCGGCGTGGGAGTGGCCCGCGCGGGAGACGACCGTGGCGGTGCAGGGCATCGGCACGATGGGCGGCGGCGCGGCGTGGTACCTGCACGAGGCAGGCATGCGAGTGGTCGCGGTCGCCGATGCCGAAGGTACCCTGTACCACCCGGACGGCCTCGACATCCCCGCGCTGTTGCGGGCGAGGAACTCCTTCGGCGAGATCGACCGCTCGGCGGTGCCCGCCGAGGTCGAGCGGTTGCCGAGGCAGGCTGTGGTCGCAACGAGCGCGGACATCCTCGTACCCGCGGCGATCTCGTACGCGCTGACCCCGGACAACTCCTTCGACGTGGCCGCCCGCGTGGTGGTCGAGGCCGCCAACTCGGCGACAACGCCGGAGGCCGAGTTGATGCTGGCGGCGCGGGGCATCGCGGTGATTCCGGACTTCGTCGCCAACGCGGGCGCGGCCGCGTGGGCGTGGTGGCTGCTGCTCGGCCACGTGGGTGCGGACCCGACCGAGTCGTTTCTGAAGCTGCGCACGGAGATGCAGGCCAAGGTCGCGCTGCTGCTCGGCGCGTGGAACACCGACCGGGTGCGCCCGAGGCAGACCGCGTGGGACTTCGTGGCGGCACGTAGGTCGAGCCGGGTCTTCGAGCAGCCTGCCACGCTGACAATTCCCTGA
- a CDS encoding LysR family transcriptional regulator — MDLSVHRLRMLRELHRRGTVTAAAAALHYTASAVSQQLAQLERDVGAKLFERLGRRVQLTELGLLLTAHAEEILGAVERATLALEEAQESVSVRLTAGVWASVASGLLPTALNSLAAEHPGIEVRTRELAPEETADAVRDGSLDFSFVLDYTDVPTPWDNGLERAAVAVERLYAAVPAATVPTSAVTLLELADQPWILASPRSHFGRAVRVACQRSGFEPTINHEVEEQSTAMAMVSAGLGITLVSDLGLTLRPPGVDIVTLTTPVMRTVSVAYRRTAARRPALQLVIHAVRAAAAELGLGASETVPG, encoded by the coding sequence ATGGACCTGTCGGTTCATCGCCTGCGCATGCTCAGGGAACTGCACCGCCGGGGCACCGTCACGGCGGCCGCCGCCGCGTTGCACTACACCGCCTCCGCGGTCTCGCAACAGCTCGCGCAGTTGGAGCGCGATGTCGGCGCGAAACTGTTCGAGCGGCTGGGCCGCCGGGTACAGCTCACCGAACTGGGCCTGCTGCTCACCGCGCACGCCGAGGAGATCCTCGGCGCCGTCGAGCGGGCGACGCTGGCGCTGGAGGAGGCACAGGAGAGCGTGTCGGTCCGGCTGACGGCGGGGGTGTGGGCGTCGGTGGCATCAGGCCTGTTGCCGACCGCGCTCAACTCGCTGGCGGCCGAACACCCCGGCATCGAGGTGCGCACGAGGGAACTGGCTCCCGAGGAGACCGCCGACGCGGTGCGCGACGGCTCGCTGGACTTCTCCTTCGTGCTCGACTACACCGACGTTCCGACACCGTGGGACAACGGCCTGGAGCGCGCGGCCGTGGCCGTGGAACGGCTCTACGCGGCCGTACCGGCCGCGACTGTGCCGACCAGCGCGGTGACCCTGCTGGAACTCGCCGACCAGCCGTGGATTCTGGCCAGCCCCCGCAGCCACTTCGGAAGGGCCGTGCGGGTCGCCTGCCAGCGCAGCGGTTTCGAGCCGACCATCAATCACGAGGTCGAGGAGCAGTCCACGGCGATGGCGATGGTCAGCGCGGGGCTGGGTATCACACTGGTGTCCGATCTGGGGCTGACACTGCGCCCGCCGGGGGTGGACATCGTGACGTTGACGACCCCGGTGATGCGCACGGTGTCGGTGGCCTACCGCCGTACCGCCGCGCGCCGACCCGCGCTGCAACTGGTTATCCACGCGGTGCGTGCGGCCGCGGCCGAACTGGGGCTCGGCGCGTCGGAAACGGTTCCCGGCTGA
- a CDS encoding glutamate-cysteine ligase family protein, translating to MTAVRDRLSYPDGAAVDRAAVTEEDAENVAARVVSSRAEGEAYVASVCFKHGPPRLLGVEIEYTVHDAHDPAQPLRPDRLADALGSHTPRTLRPGSEAAPLPGGSTLTLEPGCQVEISTAPQESLRALATVASTDLCYVTDLLALSGLRLGTQGIDPVRGPKRLLPTERYAAMERRFAPMGPGGLTMMCSTAALQVCVDIGERSQAAARWAAAHALGPVLLSLFANSRRHAGRDTGMASARWQAVMDTENARTYAQGPVADPAQAWARRVLDTPLMVLPRKDGPWDAPAGLTFADWIESRGPAAVLAPPTFADLDYHLTTLFTPVRPHGYLEIRYLDAQPPGTWLHPVALLSALLENDSTVDKVLEICEPVADKWSDAARHGLADRAISTAAFAVADIGCSALSTADLPADTIAAIANDVARRLRRRGGNRPT from the coding sequence ATGACAGCGGTTCGTGACAGGCTTTCCTACCCGGACGGAGCAGCCGTGGACCGTGCCGCGGTCACCGAGGAGGACGCGGAGAACGTCGCCGCGCGGGTGGTGTCCAGCCGTGCGGAGGGCGAGGCGTACGTGGCTTCGGTGTGTTTCAAACACGGCCCACCCCGGTTGCTCGGCGTCGAGATCGAGTACACCGTCCATGACGCCCACGACCCGGCCCAACCGCTGCGACCCGATCGTCTCGCCGACGCGCTCGGCTCCCACACTCCTCGGACACTTCGGCCCGGTAGCGAGGCAGCGCCCCTGCCGGGCGGGTCCACACTCACTCTCGAACCCGGTTGCCAGGTGGAGATCTCCACGGCGCCGCAGGAATCGCTTCGCGCGCTCGCGACCGTCGCCAGTACCGATCTGTGCTACGTGACCGATCTGCTCGCGCTGTCCGGGCTGCGGCTGGGAACGCAGGGTATCGATCCCGTGCGCGGTCCGAAGCGGCTACTGCCGACCGAGCGGTACGCCGCGATGGAACGCCGGTTCGCCCCGATGGGGCCCGGCGGCCTCACGATGATGTGCAGCACCGCCGCGTTGCAGGTGTGCGTCGACATCGGAGAGCGGTCACAGGCGGCGGCGAGGTGGGCCGCCGCGCACGCGCTGGGGCCGGTGCTGCTGTCGCTGTTCGCCAACTCGCGAAGGCATGCAGGCCGTGACACCGGGATGGCTTCCGCGCGCTGGCAGGCCGTCATGGACACCGAGAACGCACGTACCTACGCGCAGGGGCCGGTGGCCGATCCCGCGCAGGCGTGGGCGCGACGGGTGCTCGACACGCCGCTGATGGTTCTGCCCAGAAAGGACGGACCGTGGGACGCCCCCGCCGGCCTCACCTTCGCCGACTGGATCGAGTCGAGGGGTCCCGCGGCCGTGCTGGCTCCGCCCACCTTCGCCGACCTCGACTACCACCTCACCACGCTGTTCACCCCGGTGCGCCCGCACGGATACCTCGAGATCCGCTACCTCGACGCGCAACCGCCCGGCACCTGGCTGCATCCGGTCGCGCTGCTTTCCGCGCTGCTGGAAAACGATTCCACTGTGGACAAGGTGCTGGAGATCTGTGAACCCGTCGCGGACAAGTGGTCCGACGCCGCCCGGCACGGGCTGGCCGATCGCGCCATCTCGACCGCCGCGTTCGCGGTGGCCGACATCGGTTGCTCCGCACTGTCCACAGCAGACCTTCCTGCCGACACCATCGCCGCCATCGCCAACGACGTCGCACGCCGACTACGGCGCCGAGGAGGGAACCGACCGACATGA
- the egtB gene encoding ergothioneine biosynthesis protein EgtB: MTTAHTESPNPLLRLSPQDLRSHTARTLDAARRRSRALTDAVDDEDLVRQHSKLMSPLVWDLAHIGSQEEIWLVRDVGGREPLRPDIDDLYDAFQHPRAQRPQLPLLGPAQARAYVSEVRQKAFDVLEQAPLEGRRLTEAAFAFGMIAQHEQQHDETMLATHQLRDGDPVLHAPQPPPRTVGDLPGEVVVPAGAFLMGTSVEPWALDNERPAHEVWVDAFAIDTFPVTNGQFARFIESGGYQEPRWWSEQGWAYRREHGITAPRFWRAQADGWWRTRFGVYERVPADEPVVHVSFHEARAYAAWAGKRLPTEAEWEKAARYDPATSRSLRYPWGDAEPDAGHANLGQRHLRPAVVGAYPRGASPLGVHQLIGDVWEWTSSDFLPYPGFVAFPYREYSEVFFGPEYKVLRGGSFGTDPVAIRGTFRNWDFPIRRQIFAGFRCARDLRSDERP; this comes from the coding sequence ATGACCACGGCACACACCGAGTCACCCAACCCGCTGCTGCGGCTGAGCCCGCAGGACCTGCGTTCGCACACCGCCAGGACCCTCGACGCCGCAAGGCGGCGCAGCCGGGCGCTGACCGACGCCGTCGACGACGAGGACCTGGTGCGCCAGCACTCCAAACTGATGTCGCCACTGGTGTGGGACCTGGCGCACATCGGAAGCCAGGAGGAGATCTGGCTGGTGCGTGACGTCGGCGGCCGCGAGCCGTTGCGGCCCGACATCGACGACCTCTACGACGCTTTCCAACATCCCAGGGCGCAGCGCCCGCAGCTGCCGCTGCTGGGGCCCGCACAGGCCCGTGCCTACGTCAGCGAGGTCCGGCAGAAGGCCTTCGACGTGCTGGAACAGGCCCCACTCGAGGGCCGCAGGCTCACCGAGGCCGCCTTCGCGTTCGGGATGATCGCCCAGCACGAGCAGCAACACGACGAGACGATGCTCGCCACCCACCAGTTGCGCGACGGGGATCCGGTGCTGCATGCGCCGCAGCCACCGCCACGCACGGTCGGTGACCTGCCTGGCGAGGTGGTGGTGCCCGCCGGGGCGTTCCTGATGGGAACGTCGGTGGAGCCGTGGGCACTGGACAACGAGCGGCCCGCCCACGAGGTGTGGGTCGACGCGTTCGCCATCGACACCTTCCCTGTCACCAACGGCCAGTTCGCCCGGTTCATCGAGTCGGGTGGCTACCAGGAACCGCGGTGGTGGAGCGAGCAAGGCTGGGCCTACCGCCGCGAGCACGGGATCACCGCCCCCAGGTTCTGGCGCGCACAGGCCGACGGCTGGTGGCGCACCCGGTTCGGCGTGTACGAGCGGGTGCCCGCCGACGAACCGGTGGTGCACGTGTCGTTCCACGAGGCGAGGGCCTACGCGGCGTGGGCGGGCAAGCGGCTGCCCACCGAGGCGGAATGGGAGAAGGCGGCCCGCTACGACCCGGCGACGTCGCGCTCGTTGCGTTACCCGTGGGGCGACGCCGAGCCCGACGCCGGCCACGCCAACCTCGGCCAGCGGCACCTGCGTCCCGCCGTGGTGGGCGCCTACCCACGCGGCGCCTCCCCGCTGGGGGTGCACCAGCTCATCGGCGACGTCTGGGAGTGGACGAGCAGCGACTTCCTGCCCTACCCCGGCTTCGTGGCGTTCCCCTACCGCGAGTACTCCGAGGTGTTCTTCGGCCCGGAGTACAAGGTGCTGCGCGGTGGTTCGTTCGGCACCGACCCGGTCGCGATCCGGGGGACGTTCCGGAACTGGGACTTCCCCATCCGCAGGCAGATCTTCGCCGGATTCCGCTGCGCGAGGGACCTGCGTTCCGACGAGAGGCCCTGA
- the egtC gene encoding ergothioneine biosynthesis protein EgtC encodes MCRHLAYLGVPSSPAWPMFDAPHSLLVQSYAPKDMRAGGTVNADGFGLGWFADDGGATYYRRPLPLWADEALPRLASTVRSPSFLAAARSSTPGMPVCEGACAPFSGEAGLFSHNGVVRGWPESVAGLAEKLPVADLLRLQAPTDSALLWALLRDRLRGGTDPVAAVTELVLEVEHAAPGSRLNLLFTDADLLVATAWTHALSVLVRPDGVLIASEPVDDDPAWQPVPDRHVVVARRGTPGEVESRPIETERRNA; translated from the coding sequence GTGTGCCGACACCTGGCCTACCTCGGGGTGCCGTCGTCGCCTGCGTGGCCGATGTTCGACGCGCCGCACTCGCTGCTGGTGCAGTCCTACGCGCCCAAGGACATGCGCGCGGGCGGCACCGTCAACGCCGACGGGTTCGGGCTCGGCTGGTTCGCCGATGACGGCGGTGCCACCTATTACCGAAGGCCGCTGCCGTTGTGGGCCGACGAGGCGCTGCCCAGGCTGGCGAGCACAGTGCGTTCGCCGTCGTTCCTGGCCGCCGCGCGCTCGTCGACGCCGGGGATGCCCGTCTGTGAGGGGGCGTGCGCGCCGTTCTCGGGCGAGGCGGGGCTGTTCAGCCACAACGGCGTCGTACGTGGCTGGCCGGAGTCGGTGGCCGGGCTGGCGGAGAAGCTGCCGGTGGCCGACCTGCTGCGGCTGCAGGCCCCTACCGACTCCGCGCTGCTGTGGGCGCTGCTTCGCGACCGGCTGCGTGGCGGCACCGACCCGGTCGCGGCGGTGACGGAACTCGTCCTCGAGGTGGAGCATGCCGCGCCGGGCTCGCGGCTGAACCTGCTGTTCACCGACGCGGACCTGCTGGTCGCCACCGCGTGGACACACGCGTTGTCGGTACTGGTCCGGCCCGACGGTGTGTTGATCGCATCGGAACCGGTGGACGACGACCCCGCATGGCAGCCCGTGCCCGACCGGCACGTGGTTGTCGCACGGCGTGGCACGCCCGGTGAGGTGGAGTCACGTCCCATCGAGACAGAACGGAGAAATGCGTGA
- the egtD gene encoding L-histidine N(alpha)-methyltransferase, with product MSQRQLDVRGSTEDVTEALREDVREGLSARQKWLPSKWFYDARGSELFERITELPEYYPTRSEREVLGREAAAVASVTSARTLVELGSGSSEKTRLLLDGLREHGTLTEFVPLDVSASALSEAADAIAADYPGLVVHGVVGDFTEHLGLLPGERPRLVAFLGGTIGNLTPADRAKFLRSVRDVLSEGEWLLLGTDLVKDAETLVRAYDDAAGVTAEFNRNVLRVLNARLGADFDPTAFEHVSYWDEDNEWIEMRLRARAETRVRIPGADLEVTFAEGEHVRTEISAKFRREGVRAELAEAGFELARWWTDERGRFGVSLARAGAGGAS from the coding sequence GTGAGCCAGCGGCAACTCGACGTGCGCGGCAGCACCGAGGACGTCACCGAGGCCCTGCGCGAGGACGTGCGGGAAGGGCTCTCCGCGAGGCAGAAATGGCTGCCGTCCAAATGGTTCTACGACGCCAGAGGCAGCGAGTTGTTCGAACGCATCACCGAGTTGCCCGAGTACTACCCGACGCGCTCGGAGCGGGAGGTGCTCGGGCGCGAGGCGGCCGCCGTCGCCTCCGTCACTTCGGCGCGGACGCTGGTGGAGCTGGGCTCGGGCTCGAGTGAGAAGACCAGGTTGCTGCTCGACGGGCTGCGCGAGCACGGCACCCTGACCGAGTTCGTCCCGCTGGACGTGTCGGCTTCGGCGCTGTCGGAAGCCGCCGACGCCATCGCAGCGGACTATCCCGGTCTCGTGGTGCACGGCGTCGTCGGCGACTTCACCGAGCACCTGGGGCTGCTGCCGGGTGAGCGACCCCGGCTGGTGGCCTTCCTCGGCGGCACGATCGGCAACCTGACTCCGGCCGACCGCGCCAAGTTCCTGCGCTCGGTGCGCGACGTACTGTCCGAAGGGGAGTGGCTGCTGCTCGGCACGGATCTGGTCAAGGACGCCGAAACGCTCGTCCGCGCCTACGACGACGCGGCAGGGGTCACCGCCGAGTTCAACCGCAACGTGTTACGCGTGCTCAACGCCAGACTCGGAGCCGACTTCGATCCGACCGCGTTCGAGCACGTCAGCTACTGGGACGAGGACAACGAGTGGATCGAGATGCGGTTGCGGGCGCGTGCCGAGACGCGGGTGCGGATTCCGGGTGCGGACCTGGAGGTCACCTTCGCCGAGGGCGAGCACGTGCGCACCGAGATCTCGGCGAAGTTCCGGCGGGAAGGCGTGCGTGCCGAACTGGCGGAGGCGGGGTTCGAACTGGCGCGCTGGTGGACCGACGAGCGCGGCCGGTTCGGTGTTTCGCTGGCTCGTGCCGGGGCAGGCGGCGCCTCGTGA
- a CDS encoding nitroreductase family deazaflavin-dependent oxidoreductase yields the protein MRNPLPMLARALGTRPWLMRLAGGIVWADSRLYRLSKGRISLVAIAGLPSLRLTTVGRRSGLPRSRNLLYYPHGDEYVVTGSNWGRRRAPDWAFNLRAHPEATVSVRGGQARVWARELKGEEYEQMWRRLVRFWPGYAMEALQAGRELPVFVLAPREH from the coding sequence ATGCGTAACCCGTTACCGATGCTCGCCCGCGCGCTGGGCACCCGGCCGTGGCTGATGCGACTAGCGGGCGGCATCGTTTGGGCTGACTCCCGGTTGTATCGGCTGTCGAAAGGCAGGATCAGCCTGGTCGCGATCGCGGGCCTGCCGTCGCTGCGGCTGACCACCGTTGGCCGCAGGAGCGGGCTGCCACGCAGCCGGAACCTGCTCTACTACCCGCACGGAGACGAGTACGTGGTCACCGGCTCCAACTGGGGTCGCCGCAGGGCCCCGGACTGGGCGTTCAACCTGCGTGCTCATCCCGAGGCGACGGTGTCGGTGCGTGGCGGGCAGGCGCGGGTGTGGGCGCGTGAGCTGAAAGGCGAGGAGTACGAACAGATGTGGCGGCGGCTGGTGCGGTTCTGGCCCGGCTACGCCATGGAGGCGCTGCAGGCGGGCCGGGAACTACCCGTGTTCGTGCTCGCCCCGCGCGAGCACTGA
- a CDS encoding TSUP family transporter, whose translation MSVVVLAGVVVFLGALVQGTVGFGMNLIAAPLLALLEPAFVPVPLLLVASAHAVLAVLREHTDTDWRGVWWAMLGRVPGTVLGVVAVATVAQRPFAAIVGLSVLVCVVLSVLSWRPRPTPRSLLVAGIASGTFGTAASIGGPPLALLYQHAPGPRIRSTMAASFVIGSAISIAGLGIGGQLRPEQLRLVLWLLPFLLGGFLLSGPARGILDGGRIRAAVLVVAAGSAVALIVRSLLG comes from the coding sequence ATGTCGGTGGTGGTGCTCGCGGGCGTCGTGGTGTTCCTCGGCGCGCTGGTGCAGGGCACGGTGGGGTTCGGTATGAACCTCATCGCGGCGCCGCTGCTGGCGTTGCTGGAGCCGGCTTTCGTGCCGGTGCCGCTGCTGCTGGTCGCCAGCGCGCACGCCGTGCTCGCGGTACTGCGCGAGCACACCGACACCGACTGGCGTGGCGTGTGGTGGGCGATGCTGGGCCGCGTTCCCGGCACCGTGCTGGGTGTGGTGGCCGTGGCCACCGTCGCGCAACGTCCCTTCGCCGCGATCGTCGGGTTGTCGGTGCTGGTGTGCGTGGTGCTTTCCGTCCTGTCGTGGCGGCCGCGCCCCACGCCGCGCTCGCTGCTCGTCGCGGGCATCGCCAGCGGCACCTTCGGCACGGCCGCGTCCATCGGCGGCCCCCCGCTGGCGTTGCTGTACCAGCACGCGCCCGGACCGCGCATCCGCTCCACGATGGCGGCCAGTTTCGTGATCGGCTCGGCGATCTCCATCGCCGGGCTCGGCATCGGCGGCCAACTCAGGCCGGAACAGCTACGGCTGGTGCTGTGGCTGTTGCCGTTCCTGCTCGGCGGGTTCCTGCTGTCCGGGCCCGCACGCGGCATCCTCGACGGCGGCCGGATTCGCGCAGCCGTGCTGGTCGTGGCCGCGGGAAGCGCGGTGGCCCTGATCGTGCGCAGCCTGCTGGGGTGA